One window from the genome of Bufo bufo chromosome 4, aBufBuf1.1, whole genome shotgun sequence encodes:
- the LOC120999554 gene encoding oocyte zinc finger protein XlCOF29-like, with protein sequence MDKDGDKMAESIINLTLEILLRLTGEEYTVVKKTSSEHCQALVSEGRGGIRSPISRPTPHIPIHEKVNREKILELTNKIIELLTGEVTSLGMPGHYTVTL encoded by the exons ATGGATAAGGATGGGGACAAGATGgcagagagtataataaatctcaccctagagatcctcctccggcttactggagag gaatacacagtagtgaagaagacctctagtgagcatTGTCAGGCCCTGGTATCTGAAGGACGGGGAGGAATCCGGAGCCCAATATCCAGGCCGACACCTCACATCCCGATACATGAGAAAGTCAACAGGgagaagatcctagagctcaccaACAAGatcattgagctgctgactggagaggtgacatcgCTGGGAATGCCGGGACATTATACAGTAAcactatga